From the Mammaliicoccus sciuri genome, the window GGAGGAAATAAGATGGATTACAAAACATTTAAAGAACACATGGATGATAACCTCGAATCCCTTGACTCTTTTTATAATAAAGTTACAGAATTCCAATTAGATAAGAATAAAAGCCGTGCTAAAAAATCAAGATGGAATGATGCTAAAGTACAGCGTGCTATAGATAATCAGTTTCCCATTCCAATCCAGGAGAGGTTTCGAAGGCAGATTGTCAAATTATATTATCCTGTATAAAAGTTCTAATAGACGAACACTACTCAAAATAAAGTATACCTTTTCTTTCTTTTACAGAAGATTCATTTACCTTATCGAATGCGCTTATAAACGCATTAGTGTACTTCTCTTTAGACAAATCATTATAAGGATTAGAGTATACATCTGTTGTACATTCCAAATGGTAAAGCGCGTCGTATATAATTGCTATTTCATCTTGTGAAAAATTCACTATAATCACCTACTTTCTATAATTATAACATATGTTATATAGTTATTGTTTGATTAATTTTCAATAAATAAACCCTATAGTTCTAGGGTACCTCCCACGTACCCTTATTATTTTTTACTTTTTTTAAGGAGGAATACGCATGGCATCATTTACAGTTACGAAACGAAAGAATAAAACATCAGTTTCTTGGCAATATGATGTGAAAGACAAATCTTTTAAATCGGGTAAAAAGCGCAAATCTGGTTTTAAAACTAAAGCAGAGGCGACATACGCAGCTCAACAATTAATTAGAGACTTAGAAGACGGCAATAAGATTGAAGATAATAAAACATTTGAAAATTATTATACTGACTGGCTTGTGATTAAAAATAAAAAGAAAGTTGCCCCAAAACAGTATTATTGGTATGAGCGATCAATTGAATTGTTCATTGAGTATTTTGGAAAGCATATGCTAATTAAAAATGTCACACGTTCAGAATATCAGAAGTTCTTGAATGAATATGGTGACGGTCGGACATCGGAAACAGTTAGAAAAGTGAATGGCTGTCTTGCCCCCTGTTTTAGAGATGCCATATATGATGGATATTTAAAAAAGGACCCTACCTATAAGGTTGTTATTAAAGGGACCAAGAAAGCCAAAAGTGAAGAAACAAAGTTTATGACTATAAGTGAATACGAATCAATGTTGAAGTACTTTAAAACACAAGATGAGCAAATCTATATATTTTTATATCTCCTTGCTATAACTGGTGCTAGGTATAGTGATGTCATTAATATGACTTACGATGACCTAAATAAAGAACCAGGCATAATACATCTACCAGGCACTAAGACATCTAACTCGAAGCGTGATGTAGAAGTTAATCAAAAAGATGTGATACTTATCAATAGTAAATTATCTAACCTGCCAAGACGAATTGACGGTAAAATATTTAAATTATCACATGCAGCTGTTAGAAAAGCGTTTGACCATACTAAAAAAGAATTAGGTATCAAAGATGTTAAAATAACGCCTTACGCTTTACGTCATACACACACATCATATTTATTAAGTAAAGGTATCCCAGTTGAATATATAAGCAAACGTTTAGGACATTCCAACATATCTATTACATTAGATATTTATTCACACCTTTTAGATGAACATAAAAAAGAGCAAGGTCAGAAAGTGAGAGAATTATTCTCTTGACACTTTTTTGACACTTTCTCACCTAAATTAACTCACCAATTCCAATGAAATCCCTTTATATCAATACTTAGAATAATTGGTCATTAAGGTTAAAATGGACAGGGATTCCATTTAAAAACTATTCTATTTTCTATTTTAACATCAATCGTTATGGTTCTCATAATGTTAATACCGGGTGTATTATTCTTAATCGGTGGTATCTCACTCGCTTCATCACAAGACTTTTCAGGTGAACCTTCTGGCGGAGGACTAGCGATATTCTTTGTCACTATGGTACTCGGCTTTTTATTAACACTTGGTTTATATATCTTTGTTTTAATTCCTTTAGCTTATGGCATGATTAAATACTATAAAGATACAGACTTAGGTATTGGGCCAAACTTTAGTGATTTATTTATGTTCTTACGAAAAGGAAACTACGTTAAAACATTAAAACTTACAGTTATTATAGGTGTGATCAGTGTTGCAATGTATATAGCAATTTATATTGTCGTATTAGTTGTTGAACTAATCTTCTTTGCAATATTTGGAACATCTATGGCTATTATGCAACCAAGCGGTTCAAGTGAAGCTTTCGGCGCAATGTCTATATCATTTGTAATTATCATGTTATTTATGATATTAGTTCTATTCGCAGTGTTTATTCCATTATATTATGTAGTGATATTTATTATGAACACAGTACTTGTTCATATTGATCAAAGATCGTTACCAACTTTCACTAAATTCTCAATTGGTTGGAATATTACAAGTAAAGGTCCTAATAATGCTTGGAAATTATTATTCAGCAACTTACTTTATGTTGTTGTTGCATATATTGTTTTAGCTATTATTGGTATCGTAATTGCAGTTGTTGTTTCATTTATGCCAGCAGTATTACAAGTTATATTCGCGGTAATTGGATATATTGTGTACTTTATCTTTATGTTTATTGTTTCATACTTCATTTACGGAAGTGTAATGAACTTCTATCATAAAAATAAAAATGCACTTTACCCTCCAAATAACCAGTAATCCTATTTGATAACATATAAAGCGCTCAATCTAGATTCAATAGATTGAGCGCTTTATTTTTATAATAAATCTTTAATACTATATAAGGATTGTAATTCAAAGTCGGGTTTAACCTCTATATATTCAAAATCACTAAAGTTACGATTAACCCATGCCGTTTGAAATCCAAACTTTTGTGCACCAACAATATCCCATTTGTTTGACGATACAAATAGTACTTCATCTTTATTATATGGAATATTTTCTTCTAGCAAAGCATATCCATTAGAATCTGGTTTATACACCCCAAACTCTTCAAGAGACAAGATAAACTTAAAGTAACTCTTGATATTTGAATAATCTAATACTCGTTCTATCATGTCTTTATTACCATTACTAAATATGATTTGGCCAACTTCTGATAATTCTTTTAATGTGTGTGTGACTTCTGGAAATGGTGTTAATTGATTATATGCTGCCAGACATTCGTTAATTTCTTTCAATGAATAATCAAAATCATTTCTGCTGAGTATGTACTCTAGTGAATCACGAATCACTTTACTAAATGGTTTATATTCATCCACTAATTGTCTCACATGTGTATACTCAATTAGTTTATATCGCCATGCTTTAGCAATTCTATCCCCATTTCCCGGGAATAACTTTTCACATTTTTCTCTCACACTATCTATATCAAAAAGCGTGCCATATAAGTCATATACTACTGTTTTAATCATTTCATCACCCCTAAAAACATCATTCATTATATTATATCCAAATGTATATAAACCAATCGCACAAAATATATTGCTAACAACCTTATTGTTCATAAAATAAAACCATGTCACCGTATATCGGACATGGTTTCATATATTGATTTAATTAATTAAAAACTTTTGGCTTAAAAAGTCAGCGACACCATTTTCTACATTTGTACGTCTCGTAACTTCACTACCTAACGCTTTAATATGATCGGGTGCATTTTTCATAACAATTGGATTGTCTACAATTTCGAGCATTTGTCTATCGTTATCACTATCACCAATCGCAAATGTTTCAGTATCATCCGCAATTCCTAAATAGTCTAAAGTCGCTTGAATAGCTGTTGCTTTGTTAACACCTGTTGGCATTGTTTCTAAATTACACGCTGTTGAATGAGAGATTGAAATATCTAATTCTTCTTTCATAGGTACGATAAGTTCTTCCCATTTTTTAATTTCTGACTCGTATTTTTTGAAGAAATAAAATTTAGAATAAGCATCTTCAGGTATTTCATCAACCCAATTGATTTTTTCACTTAAAGCTTCTTGTCGAGATTTCCATTCGTTACGTTCTACATCTCCCAATTCATCTGATTGGATTTCAGAAAGTAATAACGTTTTATCACGTTTTAATGCGATACGATTTTTATAATATGGAAATAACTCGTAATAAATTTGATGTTGTTCTGCTAAATCTACAAGTTTACGCACTGTTTCCATAGGCAGTTGGTGTTTAAATATTTCTTCTCCATTAATATATCCTACTGCACCATTTGAAGATAAAATACCATCAACTTGAAAATTCTCAGGTACTAAATATGGAATTTCATCATATGCTCTTCCTGTCGCAATAAATACTTTAATGCCTTTTTGTCTAACTTCTTGTATAACATCATTTGTATGATTCGTTACTCTGTTGTCTTCATTTAAAATTGTCCCGTCCATATCTAAAAAAACTGCTTGAGTCGTCATGTTGAATCCTCCATATCATTTATCAATATCTATTATTTCATGCTCACAACATAAAGGCAATTTTTTAAAATGCATATTACTTTTTAGATAAAATTGGTCTATTATTTTTAAATGTAACATCCACATCAATTCCAAATAATTTACTCATATTATCACTGTTTAATAGCGAATGAATATCACCTGATTGGAATACTTCTCCATTTTTCAATAAAAGTATGTTTTTAAAGATTGGTAAGACTTCTTCTAAATGATGTGTCACATAAATAATCGTTGGTCCTTCACTATCTTGACCGATATACTCAATTCTTTCTAACAGATCTTCTCGCGCTACAAAGTCTAATCCATTAGTTGGTTCATCAAGAATAAGCAACCTCGGTTCTGACATTAACGCTCTACCTATCAATACGCGCGTTTGTTCTCCTTGAGATAGTGTTTCAAATCTTCTATTTATATAATGTGTAATACCTAGCGTTTCACAAATATGTTTCGCTTTTTCTTTAATTTCTTCAGTAGGTTCTTCATAAACACCAATTGACGCATAAGCACCACTAATAACAGTTGTATAGGCATTGTCCTGTTGTCTCATTTTCTTAAATAAAGATGATGAAACATAACCAATTTGCCTTCTAATAGCATCAGCAGAATAACCTGGTCTTCCTTGTTTCATGTCTAGTATTTCAAATTCACCAGATGATGGAGCTGTATATGCGTTAATAATATCAAGAATGGTAGATTTACCAGCACCATTTAATCCATACAAGACCCAATGTTCCCCATCTACTATTTCCCAAGAAATATCTTTTAATATGTATTTGCCCTCTCTAATCCAATTAATATGTTTCAAATCAAGAAGCATAGTTACATCCCCTTTAATATAAGAATTTAGAATATTCACTTATTGTACATGAAACAACTTTTATATTAAAGATGATAGGATAGGAAGGCTTAATTTTATGATGATTATTCTGGATTAATATCGAATCTTAATCCATCTGGTGAAATCAATACTTCAGATGCTCTGTTCGGTATTTGCATATCGATATTAGCAAGTCCGTAACTATGATCTAAATCTTCACGTTTTTTATTAGATTGCCAAGTATTAATCGCAATATGATGATGATAATCTTTCGTTGACATGAATAATGCATTAGGGAAATTACCTACAACAATTTTTAATCCTAATGTATCAATATAAAAATCTTTGCTTTCATTGATGTTGCTTGTTTTTAAATGTAAATGACCAATCTTAGCACCTTCAGGCATACCGTTCCAACCTTCAGTTGATGCATGTTGGACTAAAGCTTCTGCGTCTACTTCAAGCGTATCCATATTGACATTGCCATCATTCCATACCCAAGTTTCTGGATCTCTATCTCTATAAATTTCTAGACCATTTCCTTCTGGATCATTTAAATACAATGCTTCTGACACGATATGATCCCCAGCACCTAATCTTACATTTAATCTTGAAGCATGTATTAAAAAGTCAGCTAAATCAGCAGTAGTTGGTAATAATATCGCTAGATGGAATAATCCAGCTTCTCTCATACTTGGTTCTCTACCATCTACTAATAAATTTAATGTAATAGTATGACCTGAGTTACCAATCTCAAATACTGTTTGTTTGTCATCTTTACTTTTTATATTTAATCCTAGAATACTATCATAAAATACTGTCATTTTTTCTAAATCTTTAACATTTAATGTAATGCCTTTAACTAAATTTGCATCTTTACCATGAAACATAACTTGCACCTCTTCTTATTTATTAATTAACTATAGTATACTTTACATACTATAAAAAGTATACTACCTTGTTTCAAAAAGTAAAAAAACCTATACGATACAATTTAAAATTGAATCCGTATAGGCCATTTTATTACAATTCCATCTCTAATCTCACCATATCTTTGCATTGTATACCATTCTCAAAGATAGGTTCTTCGTAATACTTTACAAAATAATCAATATCTATTGATTTCATTCTAAATCCAGCTTGTTGATAAAGTTTCAATTGCCCAATACCTGAGTTACCTGTTCCTACAGTTATTGTATGACAATGTAATTTTCTCGCTTCATTAATCATATGGTCAATCAATAATTTCCCTATACCTAGATTTTGAAATTGCGGATCAACCGCTAAATTAACTAGCTCATATGTATTGGGTCTCGTTAATAACCCAACTGCAATTCCGATATCTTGATGATCTTGTTGATAAACATATACTTGACCTCTAGAAGCATAATCACTAACTGCATGTTGATTGTCATCTACTAAAGCTAATAATTCAAAGTGTCTATCATTTAACTGCTCACATAAAGTTATCATTGTATCACCTTCATTGTTTAAGTTATGAAACTTTCTTCTTCCTAATAAACCAAATGACAAATACAATTATACCAATTGCAATAACTGCGTACATAAAGTGAGAATAAACATCCATATAATTGACGATTTGATGCCAATTATCTCCTACTTTAGCACCTACCAGTACTAATACTAAATTCCATATCAATGTACCGATTGTCGTTAACACTAAAAATAACCATTGATTCATACCGCTCATACCGGCTGGAACGGATATTAAACTTCGAATAAGTGGAATAAATCTACAGAAGAATACCGTCCATGGTCCATATTTATCGAACCAAGCATCCGCTTTTCTTACATCTTCTTTCGTTAACCTAAGATATTTACCCCATTTCTCGATAATTCTTTCGATTCTTTCAACATTTAGAATACGACCAATCCAATATAATATGACAGCACCACCTACAGAACCTATTGTAGATGCAGCGACTACACCTAAGACTGTTAGATCTGACTTCGTTGTCATGAAACCTCCAAATGTTAAGATAACCTCTGATGGTATGGGTGGGAAAACATTTTCCAATAATATCAATAAGGCAATACCAAAGTAGCCAAATTGTTCCATTACACTTGTAATCCAACTCTCCATTAATTTACTCCTTTTAGTTGATATCTTTCTCATTTTATTGATTTGTAAATGTAAACTTCTAATAATAAATAAAACATAATGATGAAACTCAATTATATAATATATATCGCTGTATAAGTGTAAGACTTAAGTATGAACATGACAATTTTTATTTATATGAATTGTCATTACTTTTTATTTTACAATAAAATGATTCATAAAAAAATCAGGCTGGGACATAAAGTAATGTCTCAGCCTGTTTTAGTATATTGGCAGTAGATGACTGAATTGAAATGCGCTTGTAGCAAGCTTTTTTCAACTCTAGTCATCCTTGCCGGGGCGGGACTACGAAATCTTTTTATACAAATTAGATTTCTGTCCCGCTCCCAATGAAGTATTTATAATTTAACTTTTTTTAATCTTAAAGCATTTGTTACGACACTTACAGAGCTTAATGCCATTGCAGCACCTGCAACCCAAGGCGCTAAGATACCTATTGCAGCAATTGGTATGCCTGCCGTATTATAGCCGAATGCCCAGAATAAGTTTTGTTTAATATTTTTAATTGTTGCATGACTTATTTTAATTGCTTTAGGGATAAGTAATAATTCTCCACCAAGAATGGTTACATCTGCCGCTTCAATCGCAACTTCAGTACCAGTGCCAATTGCGATACCAATATCTGATATTGCCA encodes:
- a CDS encoding DedA family protein → MESWITSVMEQFGYFGIALLILLENVFPPIPSEVILTFGGFMTTKSDLTVLGVVAASTIGSVGGAVILYWIGRILNVERIERIIEKWGKYLRLTKEDVRKADAWFDKYGPWTVFFCRFIPLIRSLISVPAGMSGMNQWLFLVLTTIGTLIWNLVLVLVGAKVGDNWHQIVNYMDVYSHFMYAVIAIGIIVFVIWFIRKKKVS
- a CDS encoding VOC family protein, producing MFHGKDANLVKGITLNVKDLEKMTVFYDSILGLNIKSKDDKQTVFEIGNSGHTITLNLLVDGREPSMREAGLFHLAILLPTTADLADFLIHASRLNVRLGAGDHIVSEALYLNDPEGNGLEIYRDRDPETWVWNDGNVNMDTLEVDAEALVQHASTEGWNGMPEGAKIGHLHLKTSNINESKDFYIDTLGLKIVVGNFPNALFMSTKDYHHHIAINTWQSNKKREDLDHSYGLANIDMQIPNRASEVLISPDGLRFDINPE
- a CDS encoding tyrosine-type recombinase/integrase → MASFTVTKRKNKTSVSWQYDVKDKSFKSGKKRKSGFKTKAEATYAAQQLIRDLEDGNKIEDNKTFENYYTDWLVIKNKKKVAPKQYYWYERSIELFIEYFGKHMLIKNVTRSEYQKFLNEYGDGRTSETVRKVNGCLAPCFRDAIYDGYLKKDPTYKVVIKGTKKAKSEETKFMTISEYESMLKYFKTQDEQIYIFLYLLAITGARYSDVINMTYDDLNKEPGIIHLPGTKTSNSKRDVEVNQKDVILINSKLSNLPRRIDGKIFKLSHAAVRKAFDHTKKELGIKDVKITPYALRHTHTSYLLSKGIPVEYISKRLGHSNISITLDIYSHLLDEHKKEQGQKVRELFS
- a CDS encoding HAD family hydrolase, producing the protein MTTQAVFLDMDGTILNEDNRVTNHTNDVIQEVRQKGIKVFIATGRAYDEIPYLVPENFQVDGILSSNGAVGYINGEEIFKHQLPMETVRKLVDLAEQHQIYYELFPYYKNRIALKRDKTLLLSEIQSDELGDVERNEWKSRQEALSEKINWVDEIPEDAYSKFYFFKKYESEIKKWEELIVPMKEELDISISHSTACNLETMPTGVNKATAIQATLDYLGIADDTETFAIGDSDNDRQMLEIVDNPIVMKNAPDHIKALGSEVTRRTNVENGVADFLSQKFLIN
- a CDS encoding GNAT family N-acetyltransferase; the encoded protein is MITLCEQLNDRHFELLALVDDNQHAVSDYASRGQVYVYQQDHQDIGIAVGLLTRPNTYELVNLAVDPQFQNLGIGKLLIDHMINEARKLHCHTITVGTGNSGIGQLKLYQQAGFRMKSIDIDYFVKYYEEPIFENGIQCKDMVRLEMEL
- a CDS encoding haloacid dehalogenase type II; protein product: MIKTVVYDLYGTLFDIDSVREKCEKLFPGNGDRIAKAWRYKLIEYTHVRQLVDEYKPFSKVIRDSLEYILSRNDFDYSLKEINECLAAYNQLTPFPEVTHTLKELSEVGQIIFSNGNKDMIERVLDYSNIKSYFKFILSLEEFGVYKPDSNGYALLEENIPYNKDEVLFVSSNKWDIVGAQKFGFQTAWVNRNFSDFEYIEVKPDFELQSLYSIKDLL
- a CDS encoding ABC transporter ATP-binding protein, coding for MLLDLKHINWIREGKYILKDISWEIVDGEHWVLYGLNGAGKSTILDIINAYTAPSSGEFEILDMKQGRPGYSADAIRRQIGYVSSSLFKKMRQQDNAYTTVISGAYASIGVYEEPTEEIKEKAKHICETLGITHYINRRFETLSQGEQTRVLIGRALMSEPRLLILDEPTNGLDFVAREDLLERIEYIGQDSEGPTIIYVTHHLEEVLPIFKNILLLKNGEVFQSGDIHSLLNSDNMSKLFGIDVDVTFKNNRPILSKK